From the Musa acuminata AAA Group cultivar baxijiao chromosome BXJ1-2, Cavendish_Baxijiao_AAA, whole genome shotgun sequence genome, one window contains:
- the LOC135611787 gene encoding classical arabinogalactan protein 9-like — protein MASQVPMLALAISLCLLATCFAQSPASSPSNAPPTMVTPPTAFAAPPTTPSPPPATVPPPTAIPSPSTPPPVTTPPLATPPPALVPIASSPPPAPLAPAVAPAPLTTVSPAPAPNAASPISSTSPTTPPSPSPSASATPADGGSRAYVHGVSMRLTAFLGGLALLL, from the coding sequence ATGGCTTCCCAGGTGCCTATGCTCGCCCTAGCCATCTCCCTCTGCCTCCTCGCCACTTGCTTCGCCCAATCCCCGGCTTCCTCCCCCTCAAACGCGCCGCCAACCATGGTCACTCCCCCGACCGCCTTCGCCGCGCCTCCAACCACACCGTCtccccctcccgccaccgtccccCCGCCGACGGCCATCCCATCCCCCTCCACACCACCTCCGGTTACCACCCCGCCGCTCGCCACCCCACCTCCGGCCTTGGTTCCCATTGCGTCGTCGCCACCGCCCGCACCGCTGGCTCCAGCAGTTGCTCCAGCTCCCCTAACAACGGTGTCCCCTGCACCGGCTCCGAATGCAGCGTCGCCAATTTCGTCGACGTCTCCGACGACGCCgccatctcctagtccctctgctTCTGCGACTCCGGCCGATGGCGGTTCCCGGGCTTACGTGCATGGGGTCAGCATGAGACTGACAGCGTTCCTTGGGGGACTTGCGTTGCTTCTGTAG
- the LOC103975868 gene encoding monooxygenase 3-like, whose product MAAATSPSSFSFLRLHPLSSFPSSLRRCRRTISTSRCRAMAPIVASIDNTRKEEIVVVGAGIAGLATALSLHRLGVGSVVLEQGESLRAGGTSLTLFKNGWRVLDSIGVADELRAQFLQIQGLVMRADDGRELRSFVFEEEVPGQEVRAVERRVLLETLASRLPPNTISFSSRLKSIIKEGNQGSLLELEDGGRIRAKIVIGCDGVRSPVAKWMGFSEPKYVGHCAFRGLGIYPGGHPYKAKVNYIYGRGLRAGFVPVSPTKVYWFICFNSTSPGPRISDPAVLKQEALNLVRSWPMELLDVMQNTPDDSVIKTPLVDRWLWPGLTPSASSKGVVVVGDAWHPMTPNLGQGACCALEDSVVLAKKLAAAIGGGQDSVDAAMQDYSQERWARIFPLTARSNLVGSLLQWDNPLVCAFRNNIMVPKLVSLGPFLEHTNFECEMLEPVASG is encoded by the exons ATGGCCGCGGCGACCTCCCCCTCTTCTTTCTCATTCCTTCGTCTTCATCCCTTATCCTCCTTCCCCTCTTCTCTCCGCCGTTGCCGCCGGACGATATCGACATCTCGTTGTCGAGCCATGGCCCCGATTGTCGCATCAATCGACAACACCCGGAAGGAGGAGATCGTCGTCGTTGGCGCCGGAATCGCCGGCCTCGCCACCGCTCTCTCCCTCCATAG GCTCGGGGTTGGTTCGGTGGTGCTGGAGCAAGGAGAATCGCTCCGGGCCGGAGGCACCTCGCTGACGCTCTTTAAGAACGGGTGGCGCGTCTTGGATTCCATCGGCGTCGCTGACGAACTTCGGGCGCAGTTCCTTCAGATCCAAGG GCTGGTGATGAGAGCGGATGATGGAAGAGAGCTTCGGTCGTTCGTGTTTGAAGAAGAAGTACCAGG GCAGGAAGTTCGAGCAGTAGAGAGGAGAGTGCTGCTCGAGACTCTAGCTAGCCGATTGCCACCAAACACGATATCCTTCTCGTCCAGATTGAAATCCATTATAAAAGAAGGAAATCAGGGATCATTGCTAGAACTTGAGGATGGTGGCCGCATACGTGCAAAG ATAGTTATTGGTTGTGATGGAGTCCGTTCACCAGTAGCAAAATGGATGGGGTTTTCAGAACCCAAGTATGTAGGACATTGTGCCTTCCGTGGCCTCGGAATATATCCTGGTGGCCACCCATACAAAGCAAAAGTGAACTACATCTATGGAAGGGGTCTTCGTGCTGGTTTTGTTCCAGTTTCTCCCACTAAAGTTTATTGGTTCATCTGCTTCAACAGTACATCACCAG GGCCAAGGATCAGTGACCCAGCTGTTCTGAAGCAAGAAGCTCTCAATCTTGTAAGAAGCTGGCCTATGGAGCTACTGGATGTCATGCAGAATACCCCAGATGATTCAGTTATCAAGACTCCGCTGGTTGACCGATGGCTTTGGCCAGGTCTTACCCCGTCAGCCTCATCAAAAGGGGTGGTGGTGGTCGGTGATGCATGGCATCCCATGACTCCCAATCTCGGTCAGGGAGCTTGTTGTGCACTAGAAGATTCTGTGGTTCTGGCCAAAAAATTAGCGGCTGCTATCGGGGGTGGGCAGGACTCGGTAGATGCAGCAATGCAGGACTACAGCCAGGAGAGATGGGCACGTATTTTTCCATTGACGGCACGTTCTAATCTCGTGGGTTCTCTGTTGCAGTGGGACAACCCTCTTGTTTGTGCCTTTAGGAACAATATCATGGTCCCAAAGCTTGTGAGTTTGGGTCCGTTCTTGGAACACACAAATTTTGAGTGCGAGATGCTGGAGCCGGTGGCATCAGGCTGA